The Clostridia bacterium genomic sequence TCCGGCATCTGCCAATCGATGATATAAGTGCTGAACGCCTCCGCCTGCTTCATTGCCTCTTTCGCGCGGATCACGGCCTCCTTTCCCTGGCTTGTCCAGTCGGGACGCATACCGATCGTTCTGAGCATAGAGCATACAGAAAGGCATGTGTCGGTATCGTCGTCCACAACGAGCACTCTGCGTCCCTGCAATTCGGGGATCGCTTCGTTGAGAGTGGAGTTCCCGTTAAGGCGGCAGGGCATCGTCACGATGAACTCGCTGCCCTTTCCTTCCTCGCTGTTTACGGATATCGTGCCGCCCATCATATCTACTATGCTCTTGGTTATCGCCATACCAAGGCCTGTGCCCTGAATACCGCTTACCGTGCTTGTCTTTTCACGGGTAAAGGCGTCAAAAAGCGTTTTCTGGAACTCCTTGCTCATGCCGATGCCCGTATCTTTGATGCGGAACTCGAACAATGCATGTTCGGGGATAGGAGATGCTTTTTCTATTACAAAGAAGCTGATATCTCCTCCGTTCGGCGTGAACTTTATCGCGTTTGACAGGATATTGAGAAATACCTGATTCAGACGAAGCTTATCCGTTATAATATCCTCATTTACCACATCCTGCGTATCAATAAACAGATTTAGCTGCTTTGCCGCTATATTGGCATGTATTATAGTCCGCAGGTCATGGATAAGGTCAGGCAGATGGACTTCCGATTCGTCAAGCGTCATTTTGCCGCTCTCTATTCGGCTCATATCAAGCACGTCGTTTATGAGCGAGAGAAGATGCTGGCTCGATACGGATATCTTGCCAAGATAGTCGTGTACAAGCTCCTTGTCTTCAATATGCGACGTGGCAAGCGCCGTAAAGCCTACTATCGCGTTCATCGGAGTGCGTATATCATGCGACATGTTATTAAGGAATGTCGTCTTTGCCTTGTTTGCATGCTCGGCGGCAACAAGAGCGTCCTTAAGCGCTTCTCTTTGCGCTCTGTCCTCGCGGACAGACTCGGTAACATCGCTGTAATAACCGCGCAGAGACTGTTTTCCGTTCTCATCGGCCACTACGGTACCGCCGAAGCGCGTATACATCTCGTGGCCGTCCGGATGGATCCAAAGATTGATGCACTCAGACAATTTTCCCGAAAGCATCTCTTCGATCCTTTTCATTACTGCCGGTCTTTCCGCTTCAGGCACATGGGAATACCATGCGTCGTATATTTCTTCCTCTGTCAGGTCTTTTCCGGCTATCCCTAACAGCTCCTTCATTTTTGCATTAGCGCGCAGCCGCGACGCTTTTCCCTCTTCAAGCGTCATGTGCCACATACCGAAGCCCGCGTCGGCCATTATGCCGTCGGTGTCCGCCAGCTCCTGCCTGCTGTATTCAAGCTCGCGTTTGCGCTCCTCCTGCTCCAACTGCTCCAGGCGCACCGCGGTCGTGTCTGTTTTAAGAACGATGCAGTATTCAGACTCTGGATCTACGGAATAAAAGTCAAAGCGCTTATAAAAATGTCCGTCCTCCATGTCCACTTCAATATCTACTGAATAAGGCTCCCTTACCTCGAACATCTCAAAAACAGTCTTAAGATCCATTGCTTCACGTATCTTCTGCCGATATTCTTCATCCTTCGGCAGGGCGGGAATGATCTGCGTTTCAAGATACTCCTTATAGGAGCCGTGCTTTACCTTCGGAAATATGTTTCCGTGCTCGATCATGCTCGCGTCGCCTATGGCAACATCGTAAATGTCGCGGGCAATATATGCAACGAGATCGAACTGCTTTGCAAGTATCTTTCCGTTTATGGTGGAGGCAAGCTTCTCCGGGTTGTTTGATTCCTCTTTAATAAAGACGACAAGATCGCCTGTAAGGGGGTGGCGCGTAACATTCGCCGTGATCTTTACATAGAATACGGAATTGTTGGGCAGTCGGGAGTAAAGCACCCTGCTCGCCGAGACTACGCCGTCCATATATGCCTTTGTCAGCGCGTCCGCATTGAAGGTGTCAAGGAATATATCTCTTTCTTCATCGATCGGGAAATATGACGCCCTTTCTTTCAGCGCATCCGAGAAATTCATATTCTCGCTGTTCGTCACATAGCTCGATGCGCCGTTGGCCTCTTCAACGATATCGGTAGTAAGATTGGCACGAACGCGGGCAAGCGAATCGTCATCCGTCTGGTGAAAGCTTTCACCCAGGCTTGTATACACGCT encodes the following:
- a CDS encoding response regulator: MLSGKLSECINLWIHPDGHEMYTRFGGTVVADENGKQSLRGYYSDVTESVREDRAQREALKDALVAAEHANKAKTTFLNNMSHDIRTPMNAIVGFTALATSHIEDKELVHDYLGKISVSSQHLLSLINDVLDMSRIESGKMTLDESEVHLPDLIHDLRTIIHANIAAKQLNLFIDTQDVVNEDIITDKLRLNQVFLNILSNAIKFTPNGGDISFFVIEKASPIPEHALFEFRIKDTGIGMSKEFQKTLFDAFTREKTSTVSGIQGTGLGMAITKSIVDMMGGTISVNSEEGKGSEFIVTMPCRLNGNSTLNEAIPELQGRRVLVVDDDTDTCLSVCSMLRTIGMRPDWTSQGKEAVIRAKEAMKQAEAFSTYIIDWQMPDMNGVEVVRRVRNVIGDNAPIIIMTAYDWTDIEKEASEAGVTAFCSKPIFLSELRKVLAAPFKNAPENNEPEIKAVDFTGKKVLLAEDNEMNQMIAQAIFSEAGLEIEIAKNGEEAVNMMKEAPAGTYDIILMDIQMPIMDGYEAARIIRSLDDPVKAHIPIIAVTANAFEEDRKLALEAGMNGHLAKPYDIPKMMEMLGHILA